The following proteins are co-located in the Silene latifolia isolate original U9 population chromosome 1, ASM4854445v1, whole genome shotgun sequence genome:
- the LOC141610550 gene encoding uncharacterized protein LOC141610550 has product MKYTDISHIIDVGERTLTFKVEKHSIMFAQSPRKKDSMWPVTCNVISEKKSYFVLSDMPTLVPVPIPVVTPPPQIVSKLEDNSFVLDIAGNGLEKEESFIAPAVKEPIVQRGGLGCLSYGTDEESDEEPKKVPVRVTVSDLELETDEDVQVWEDASDVDPSDNVVDWSAKRLSTVEGTSCSQKPWSKIFRIFRG; this is encoded by the coding sequence atgaagtataccgatatttcccacataaTTGATgtgggggaaagaactttgacctttaaggtagagaagcactctattatgtttgcccaatcccctaggaagaaagactctatgtggccagttacttgtaatgtgatttctgaaaagaaatcttattttgtgctttctgatatgcctactttagtacctgtacctattcctgttgtgacacctccgccccagattgtgagcaaattggaggacaattcttttgttttggatattgcaggaaatggtttggagAAAGAAGAGTCGttcattgctccagctgtgaaggagccaatcgttcaaagaggcggtctaggatgtcttagctatggcacggatgaggagtcagatgaggagcccaagaaggtGCCAGTTCGAGTTACAGTTTCAGACTTGGAGCTTGAGACTGATGAGGATGTCCAAGTGTGGGAAGATGCTTCTGATGTTGACCCGTCGGATAATGTGGTAGATTGGAGTGCTAAGAGGTTGAGCACCGTGGAGGGTACCTCGTGTAGCCAGAAGCCATGGTCGAAGATTTTCCGCATTTTTCGCGGATGA